In the genome of Candida albicans SC5314 chromosome 6, complete sequence, the window GTTGTGGTAGGgtaatattgtttttggtAATGACACCTCCATATAaaggttgttgttgcaattgttgtaattgattttcGTCATCTTCCACCGTTGTGCTTGAAGAATCACTTAAACCTCCACCATTTTCTTCTGTGTCAAATTCAGATTCTTCTGTGTCATCTTCAAGATCCGACGATGTATTTGACAGAGGAGGTGTCCCGGAAgttgaagaagaggaaTTGTTAATTTCATCAGTTATATCAGGTGCAGTATCTCgtaataaatcatcattgGCAATAAATGCTCCagaacaatcaattttaactGTACCGGGATCTATAGATTGTAAATTTATATCCTCATTAGTAGTGATACTTAGTCTGTATCGAGGGATATAAGTAGATGAAGTATGTGAATTAGTGGATGGTCTAGGGGATGGAACATTGGTATGTACagtatcttttttttcaaacaccGGCATTTGCAAAAAAGGAAGGATGAATGGAATGGAGAGAGAAGGAAATGGATTAATAACTCAACACaagttaaaaaaacaactaaTTGAGTAAGTTGAACTGTTGTGTAATGGAAATATGAAATATATTAtagtaaaataaaaaaaaattttggaatataaaataattaaataactaaattaaataacagaaaaagaaaaaagaaagaaaatttttcagtttatataaagaaagaaagggttaaaaaaaaataatgctTAAACTCCTATCTCTGTAAAAATTAATCTTTCTGGTTGGGTTTGAGTTTGGGTTTGAGTTTGAGTTTGAGTTTAGGTCGTACCACTTTactagaaaaaaaaaaaatagaattcACCCGCACCAAATCTTGTATAATCTAATTCTCCTCGTACAATTGTAGAGATGATGGTGGTACTGTTACTACTGTTGTTACCGagtggtgatggtggtgttaaaattcaacttctcaacaaaaaaaactttttccGTTTGGGTCATTCACACACGACGCACAcgcacacacacacatacaaTTAAAGTCCGccaaatttaattttagttTAGTTTTCTCTCTTGATTGtcttattttttgttggggAAATAATTTGTACtctttaaaaatttcttgaattaaATGGGTAGTGCAATTTGCACTATACGTTATCGTTATAGGAGTTTATTTGGCAACCACCACCTCTATTGTACCTTAACTTATAATTAATCTATCCCTTCTTCTCATCAATCCAAAGCTAAAGTGTAATGCAAGCAAGTAAACTTTAAGCGATAGATGACAATAAGCACACTATTATTGCATCTCCACTGCACTTGGTACGTTTGCAATTATATTAATCAttgcttttctttttcttgtcacTTGAgtataatgataaaaaaattaaactatGGGGGCGTGTACCTTTTAATaagatttcaattctaatttCCATTATCATCCCCAGAAATTCTTCTCCTTTTAGCAATGACAAGCTcggtttattattttttttgtcttgcCTCGGCTAACTTAAAGTGTTGGATTTCCGTTTTTATATGGATTGTGGGTTGCGAATTATATTTCCTAAACTCCttaatttgaatatcaaCGGCTATACAAGATCTTGATATCCTTTTTTATATTCACCCACAACGggtatttgattttatcaattgcGATCAACAAATCTATTGTCAAATAGAATTTAAATCTGGAGATAGCATCGGTGTCAATAAAGTTGTTTCCATTACTGTAGCATACATTACCAAAAACGATGGAATAAGCTCTTTCGTTGGCGGATAATGACTACCTAGTAATTGTTGATCCAGTTGATGTCTATGTTTTTCTTTGCTCTCGATATTGGTTCGTTGTATTTTTGCAGTGCAAGTTATTCATGTCGATGGCAGATGTACACCAACTCTTAAAGAATACTTTGGGGATATAAATCTAGTATTTTATGAATATAGACCGTATCATTAAGTTTGGAGATATTAACTTGGAAGCATCTCTTAAAAACGTTAGGTGAAAGTTCCAGTCTTTGGTAACAAACCACTCACCAAAATATTTACCTAGAGAACCAGATTAAACTATCTAAGCTTTAGCAATagatattcaaattttttgcTATCTATTTGCCAAAATCAGTTCAGATCATTATGAAGTACAACCCCCATTTCAATGTTAAGGGCCTGTAACTGTAGATTTTGTGAAACAAAACACGAGTTTGAAttgtttgtaatttttttttaacaacCGCGTCCTGAAAAGGATTTgagaaaaaagaattctGAAAACAACATCAGGTAACCCAACTCCGTTCATATGACTTTGCCTCAACAACCATTCTATTAGATATGGAGTCTTCTAATAACCAACCAGTGCCGAGGTTAACGACTTCAGACTTGAGagatataataaataatatacaAAAAAGTTGGCAAACCTCTAACAATAACAGTCTTATCCCTCCTGAATCTCAACTATCACCCGAAATTCAACAATGGATCAAAAAAACAGTACCCACCCTAATATCATTAGCGAAAACAGATGAAAATTTTAACTTCCCAATAAATGAAGGCTTTAACGACTTGATCAGAAGGTTTTTACAATTACCTACTATAAGAAGGGAATTGATTTCCGTTCATCCTTATTTTATTGCTCTTCTTCGATTTCCAGCAATTGATGCCTCGTTTTATCATCGAATACTCGATCCAAACtatttaaaaattaattggGATGCCACAGAATTTGTCTTGAAAAGAAGTTTCATTATTCCTGAAGGTGGTGAATACCGAAATCAAGTCAAAGGGACACCCCTACCTACTGGTGGCAGAATCCGGCCACCTGCTTCAATACAAGCACAAAATGATATGTTTGTTCAAATCATGAATAGCGCCACTAATGGCAATGGTAACATGAATGGTCAGAATTGGCCAAATAGACCTGCCCCACCACCAGTTACCCCAGCTGTCCCGGTTCCAACGGTTAACGGAGTTCAAAACATTCAGAATGTTGCCAATCTCCAAAATGATCCAAATAATGGATCCTTGGTTAAATTACCACTTTCCACTCAATTGTTCTCTGAAGGTATCCCAGCTCATTCACGGCttacaaaatttttcttcccAGATGCATTACCTGATGATTTAACTGTCGATAGTGTCGAACAGGAAATGAGTGTCGAGGAATTCAAATTGTGTTTTGCCAGTAGTTGCAAATATTATCGATGGGGGGTATATAGAACACCCAATTTCGTCTATTTAGATTGTACAATAGGTAAACTACATTTTACACCAGAATTTccaaatgaaaatttaaattcagGATGTCCAGcacaaatcaaattaaaagtcgaaaacaatagaataaaaatgacatatttgtttcatcataatcattcatttttgaaatgtgAAAAAGATAATGTTCCta includes:
- a CDS encoding uncharacterized protein (Ortholog of C. dubliniensis CD36 : Cd36_63050 and Candida albicans WO-1 : CAWG_05094), whose amino-acid sequence is MESSNNQPVPRLTTSDLRDIINNIQKSWQTSNNNSLIPPESQLSPEIQQWIKKTVPTLISLAKTDENFNFPINEGFNDLIRRFLQLPTIRRELISVHPYFIALLRFPAIDASFYHRILDPNYLKINWDATEFVLKRSFIIPEGGEYRNQVKGTPLPTGGRIRPPASIQAQNDMFVQIMNSATNGNGNMNGQNWPNRPAPPPVTPAVPVPTVNGVQNIQNVANLQNDPNNGSLVKLPLSTQLFSEGIPAHSRLTKFFFPDALPDDLTVDSVEQEMSVEEFKLCFASSCKYYRWGVYRTPNFVYLDCTIGKLHFTPEFPNENLNSGCPAQIKLKVENNRIKMTYLFHHNHSFLKCEKDNVPTLKKDPVRAWLIEQALQGKDWAWVKANKEGINIAGDVEDIDLSKRINRKLYFQICRLLGAETPPDEPDESEESAPESVSPSTTANDQRESGYMFDDETHGLVQNNSYDFPTNDFHHGLSESSPANFDIPNFGQSDDDDEGEGAETEANNRRALKAECEGILKYVESTMESAFEMLPVQRLHDLKEFMKNTAKQMEQEFSSNHST